The Primulina eburnea isolate SZY01 chromosome 8, ASM2296580v1, whole genome shotgun sequence genome contains a region encoding:
- the LOC140839423 gene encoding protein LSD1-like isoform X1 codes for MQSQIVCSGCRSLLMYPSGATNVCCAVCNAITNVPPPGMEMAQLICGGCRTLLMYTRGATSVRCSCCHTVNLAPASNVAHVNCGNCRTTLMYPYGAPSVKCAVCQFVTHVNMRNVRVPIPMHRPNGTPPSASPPSSSAALSNSQNQTVVVENPMSVDKSGKLVSNVVVGVTTDKK; via the exons ATGCAGAGCCAGATTGTATGCAGCGGGTGTAGGAGTCTGCTGATGTACCCGAGCGGGGCAACCAATGTGTGCTGCGCTGTGTGTAATGCCATCACTAATGTGCCCCCTCCAG GAATGGAAATGGCCCAACTGATATGTGGGGGTTGCCGTACCTTGTTGATGTATACTCGTGGAGCTACAAGTGTGAGATGCTCCTGTTGTCACACGGTGAACCTGGCACCAG CATCTAATGTCGCTCATGTGAACTGTGGAAATTGCCGGACAACACTTATGTACCCATATGGGGCTCCTTCTGTCAAATGTGCTGTATGTCAATTCGTCACTCACGTCAAT ATGAGAAATGTTAGGGTGCCTATTCCCATGCATAGGCCAAACGGAACTCCCCCTTCGGCATCTCCACCTTCAAGTTCAGCC GCATTATCCAATTCTCAGAACCAAACGGTGGTTGTGGAAAATCCCATGTCCGTTGACAAGAGTGGGAAACTG GTTAGCAACGTTGTTGTTGGGGTCACTACGGATAAAAAGTGA
- the LOC140839423 gene encoding protein LSD1-like isoform X2: MQSQIVCSGCRSLLMYPSGATNVCCAVCNAITNVPPPGMEMAQLICGGCRTLLMYTRGATSVRCSCCHTVNLAPASNVAHVNCGNCRTTLMYPYGAPSVKCAVCQFVTHVNMRNVRVPIPMHRPNGTPPSASPPSSSAALSNSQNQTVVVENPMSVDKSGKLTISQISG, translated from the exons ATGCAGAGCCAGATTGTATGCAGCGGGTGTAGGAGTCTGCTGATGTACCCGAGCGGGGCAACCAATGTGTGCTGCGCTGTGTGTAATGCCATCACTAATGTGCCCCCTCCAG GAATGGAAATGGCCCAACTGATATGTGGGGGTTGCCGTACCTTGTTGATGTATACTCGTGGAGCTACAAGTGTGAGATGCTCCTGTTGTCACACGGTGAACCTGGCACCAG CATCTAATGTCGCTCATGTGAACTGTGGAAATTGCCGGACAACACTTATGTACCCATATGGGGCTCCTTCTGTCAAATGTGCTGTATGTCAATTCGTCACTCACGTCAAT ATGAGAAATGTTAGGGTGCCTATTCCCATGCATAGGCCAAACGGAACTCCCCCTTCGGCATCTCCACCTTCAAGTTCAGCC GCATTATCCAATTCTCAGAACCAAACGGTGGTTGTGGAAAATCCCATGTCCGTTGACAAGAGTGGGAAACTG ACAATATCTCAAATTTCAGGTTAG